The genomic window TCCGGCGTGAGCACCACCTTGATGAAGTCCGCCTTCAGCAGCGGTACGGCGGGTGCGTCCTGCCAGTCCGCCAGGCCACGGCCGGTGGCCGCCAGCACTTCAAGCGCCCTTGATATGCGCTGTGGGTCTGTCCGCTTGATGCCGGCCGCGGTCTTGGGGTCACGGTCAGCCAAATGAGCATGTGCCTGCTCCGGCCCCAGTTCCTCAACAAACACGCGCGCGGCTTCCCGATTGATGCCGGGAATGTCGGGGATTGCAGAAAGCCCCTCTGTCAGCGCCCTGAAGTACAGCCCGGTCCCGCCGACGAGGATCGGCAGATGGCCCCGCGCCCAGACGGCTTCAATTTCCTGCACGGCAATTCGTGCCCAATGGGCCGCCGAGCACGCAACAGACGCATCCATGAAGCCATAGAGGTGATGAGGTATCTGTGCCTCGTCTTCGGGAGAAGGACGCGCGCTCAACACCCGCAGATCGCGATAGACCTGCATCGAATCCGCATTGATGATTTCGCCATCGGTCCGGCTGGCAACATCCATTGCCACAGCCGACTTGCCGCTCGCCGTTGGCCCTGCAATAAGCAGCACACGTCGCCTATCTGGTGTCATTTGTCTCTTGTCTATTCGGCCGATACGCGGCCTTTGAAATCGAAGTGAGTAACATGCGGTCGGTCCTGACACTCATCTCAAATCCGCAAACACGCAAGCTGTCTGTTGAAGATCTGGACGCTGTGCGGCGTGCCGTCCCGGAAGCTGGTGCCCCCGCCTGGCTCTCCGACGATGTCGCCTGCGACCTGCTGGTGGACATTGACCCGGCCGAGCTCCACGCCATTGAGGCCGCGGCCCGTGCAGCCCTCGATGGCCTGCCGATAGACATCATCGCCCAGGGGACGAGCCACCGCCGCAAGGCGCTGCTCATCGCCGACATGGACTCGACTGTTATCGAGCAGGAATGCATCGATGAACTGGCGGCAGAGGCCGGTATTGGCGCCCACGTCGCAGACATCACCGAACGCGCCATGCGCGGCGAACTGGCCTTTGAGCCGGCCCTGCGCGAACGCGTCAAACTGCTTGAAGGCCTGCCGGAAGCAAAGCTCGAACAGGTATTTGAAACACGGATCACGCTGTCTCCCGGTATTCGCACAGTAACGGACACCATGCGCCTCGATGGTGGCTACTGCGCCCTCGTTTCAGGCGGGTTCACATTCTTCACCGCCCGTGTGGCCGTGACGGCAGGCTTCGACACCAACCGCGCCAACATTCTTGAGATGAAAGATGGCCATCTTACGGGCACCGTCGCCGATCCCATTCTTGGCAGAGCCGCGAAGCTTGAGAGCCTTCAACAACTGGCAGCTGAACATTCGCTCGCCATTGAAAGCACCATGGCTGTGGGCGATGGCGCCAATGACCTTGCCATGATTGAAGCCGCTGGTATTGGTGTGGCCTACCACGCAAAGCCCGTTGTGGCGCAGGCGGCCCCTGCCCGACTGGACCACACGGACCTCACCTCATTGTTGTACATCCAGGGCTATGCCCGCGATGAGTTTGCAGGCCAGTAACAAAAAGGCCCCGCACCGCTGGGGTACGAGGCCTGTTTCATCTTGTCTGCTTCGTTTGAGCGGAAAGCGGCTTAGCTGCCTTCAACCCGAAGAGCGACGAAGCTGGTTTCACCACCACGGCTGATCTGCAGCAGCACGGACTTCAACCCTTCAGACTTGGCGCGAGCAACCTGCTCTTCCACCTTGTCCGGATTGGTCACGTTTTCCTGTGCAACCTTGACGATGACATCACCTGGACGCACCCGCTTCTCAGCAGCCTGACTGCCAGGAACAACGGCGACGACAAGCACACCGTCCACATCATCGGCAACTTCGTACTGCGCCCGCAGTACGTCGTTCAGCGAGGACAGGGACAGGCCGAGCGTTTCATTCTCGGCAGGCTTACGCGGCTCAGCCTTGGCTTCAACGGTGCCGTCAGCTTCTTCAAGACGCCCAAGAGTGACCTGATAGGTTTCCTCCTTGCCGTCACGCAGAACCAGCACATCCACAGCCTTGCCAACTTCAGTGTCCGCAACAATGCGCGGAAGATCCCGCATCTTGTCGACAGGCTTGCCGTCGAACTTGATGATCACATCACCTGCTTCAAGACCACTGCCGACGGCGGGGCCACCTTCCTGGATGCCCGCAACAAGAGCACCCTTGGTGTCTTCAAGACCCAGGCCTTCAGCCAGATCATCGGTGACTGTCTGAATACGCACACCAAGCCAGCCACGGCGTGTTTCACCAAATTCCTTCAGCTGATCGATGACGCTTGTGGCCGTCGTCGCAGGAATGGAGAAGCCGATGCCGATTGACCCGCCGGTTGGTGAAATGATGGCTGTGTTCACACCCATGACTTCGCCGGCCATGTTGAACAGCGGGCCACCGGAGTTGCCGCGGTTGATCGAGGCATCTGTCTGCAAGAACGCGTCATACGGACCGGCATTGATGTCGCGGTCACGCGCCGAAAGGATACCGGCGGTTACCGTGCCACCAAGGCCAAACGGGTTACCAATCGCCATGACCCAGTCGCCGACGCGCAGGGCTTCGCTGTCGCCGAAGCGAACGAAGGGCAGCTTGCGGTCCGCTTTCACCTTGAGCAGGGCCAGGTCCGTCTTGGGATCACGCCCCAGAACTTCAGCGTCCAGTGTTTCGCCATCGGAGAACGTAACCGTCACTTCGTCGGCGTCTTCCACCACGTGGTTGTTGGTGACAACCAGACCATCGGGGTCAATCACAAAACCGGAGCCAAGTGACTGCACCTTGCGGGACTGCTGTTCGCCGCCATGGCGCTCAAGAAATTCTTCGAAATATTCCTCAAACGGGGAGCCCGGAGGAAATTCGGGGAGCGGGACACCGCTGCCACCGGACACAGTCTGTGCCGTTGAAATATTGACCACTGCAGGCGTTAGCTTTTCAGCGAGGTCTGCAAAGCTCTCAGGCGCGGACCGTGCGTCTGCCGGTGTCCAGGCAAGAGAGGCTGCGCCAATCGCCACAACGCCAAGTGCGAGCGTTGCTGCGCGCGCAATGCGGGTGGCGGAAAATGTTGTTTGGAATGTCACTTGAGGACGTCTCCTTGGGTTTTCTCGAAGGCCCCAGCCGGTGAGTGAACTGATTGTCAGAGCCAGGTGGCGCTCCCGACAAGATATGCCGCGAAACGCCTTGTTCTAGGGTACTGCCCATTTCACTAGCGTTAACCACAAAGCTGGGCAGAAAAAGGACAAGCGGCTTGATACACATCCGCATTCTCTCGCTTATCGGCAGAAAATGTGGGCAAAAGGAGGCGCTTTGCCCCCATGAACATTACGTTTTCGTGAGGTTCATGGGTCTGGCCCACAGCCCTGATCGCAGGCCTTAGCCGCGCACCAGCCAGACAATCACCAGGCCCATCGACGCCGCCAATAATCCGCCCATGCGCAAGGAAGCGTCAGGCGTATCTTCCACCATCTTCAGCATACGGCGGAACAGCTGGGGGAAAGCAGCATAGGCCACGCCCTCTATGACGAGGACGAGGCCTATGGCAACCACAAGATCGGTCATGTTTTGAGCACCGCCCGCTTACTGGGCAGGCGCTGCTTCTTCTGTTTCAACAGTCGGCTCCGTCACCGGTGGGATATCAATCGGTGCTTCAGAAGGAAGCTCGATATCCACCGCTGGTGCAGCCCGCTCGAGCTCAGCGCACAAGATGCTGCGCAACGTGGCATCGCCCTCAAGCCGGGTCAGGAGCGCTTTTGCCTGTATGGATGCGGACCGCCCAATGGGTGCATTCACGTTTGGAATGGCATTGGGATTGGTGAAATAGCGGAAGAACTCGCTATCTGGTGACAAAACAGCAGTTGTCTCACCCGCCATCATGGACCGCTCATAGGACTGCATGGAGCGATAGAAAGCAAAGAAGTTGGGATCAATCCCAAACGCTTCCGCAAAGATGCGGTTACGGCAGGCATCACCCTCACCACGAATGATTTCAGCATTACGTGTCGATTCAGCGATCGTCACCGTGGCACCACGGTCGGCATTGGCGCGAATACGCTGCGCCACTTCCTGACCCTGCGCACGGAACTCATTCGCTTCACGCTCACGTTCCGTCTGCATCCGGCGGAAAATGGCCTGACTGTTGGCTTCCGGCAGGTCAGCACGGCGGATGCGCACATCCACGACGTCGATGCCAAACTGCTCGGCTTCACCGTTCATCTGGTCCTTGATGCGCTCCATCAGCACGGCACGGTCGTCGCGCACCACGGCTTCAAAGCTTTC from Candidatus Phaeomarinobacter ectocarpi includes these protein-coding regions:
- the miaA gene encoding tRNA (adenosine(37)-N6)-dimethylallyltransferase MiaA translates to MTPDRRRVLLIAGPTASGKSAVAMDVASRTDGEIINADSMQVYRDLRVLSARPSPEDEAQIPHHLYGFMDASVACSAAHWARIAVQEIEAVWARGHLPILVGGTGLYFRALTEGLSAIPDIPGINREAARVFVEELGPEQAHAHLADRDPKTAAGIKRTDPQRISRALEVLAATGRGLADWQDAPAVPLLKADFIKVVLTPEKSELTERSDARFDQMIEDGALDEVQKLLSRDLDPDLPIMKAVGVPPLMAHLRGELSLKEAMEQGKGQTRRYIKRQLTWARTQMVSWNAISTQQSKRKRKEILSLLSE
- the serB gene encoding phosphoserine phosphatase SerB, whose protein sequence is MRSVLTLISNPQTRKLSVEDLDAVRRAVPEAGAPAWLSDDVACDLLVDIDPAELHAIEAAARAALDGLPIDIIAQGTSHRRKALLIADMDSTVIEQECIDELAAEAGIGAHVADITERAMRGELAFEPALRERVKLLEGLPEAKLEQVFETRITLSPGIRTVTDTMRLDGGYCALVSGGFTFFTARVAVTAGFDTNRANILEMKDGHLTGTVADPILGRAAKLESLQQLAAEHSLAIESTMAVGDGANDLAMIEAAGIGVAYHAKPVVAQAAPARLDHTDLTSLLYIQGYARDEFAGQ
- a CDS encoding DegQ family serine endoprotease, encoding MTFQTTFSATRIARAATLALGVVAIGAASLAWTPADARSAPESFADLAEKLTPAVVNISTAQTVSGGSGVPLPEFPPGSPFEEYFEEFLERHGGEQQSRKVQSLGSGFVIDPDGLVVTNNHVVEDADEVTVTFSDGETLDAEVLGRDPKTDLALLKVKADRKLPFVRFGDSEALRVGDWVMAIGNPFGLGGTVTAGILSARDRDINAGPYDAFLQTDASINRGNSGGPLFNMAGEVMGVNTAIISPTGGSIGIGFSIPATTATSVIDQLKEFGETRRGWLGVRIQTVTDDLAEGLGLEDTKGALVAGIQEGGPAVGSGLEAGDVIIKFDGKPVDKMRDLPRIVADTEVGKAVDVLVLRDGKEETYQVTLGRLEEADGTVEAKAEPRKPAENETLGLSLSSLNDVLRAQYEVADDVDGVLVVAVVPGSQAAEKRVRPGDVIVKVAQENVTNPDKVEEQVARAKSEGLKSVLLQISRGGETSFVALRVEGS
- a CDS encoding DUF2065 domain-containing protein, with protein sequence MTDLVVAIGLVLVIEGVAYAAFPQLFRRMLKMVEDTPDASLRMGGLLAASMGLVIVWLVRG
- the hflC gene encoding protease modulator HflC; protein product: MGRTTLIGLAVVLIIGGIVAANSLFTVHQTQQALVLQFGAPQKVVLEPGLKFKVPFVQNVITIDKRILDLDIQPEEVIASDQKRLVVDAFARFRIVDPLKFYISVGNESVARSRLGTILGSSLRRVLGEESFEAVVRDDRAVLMERIKDQMNGEAEQFGIDVVDVRIRRADLPEANSQAIFRRMQTEREREANEFRAQGQEVAQRIRANADRGATVTIAESTRNAEIIRGEGDACRNRIFAEAFGIDPNFFAFYRSMQSYERSMMAGETTAVLSPDSEFFRYFTNPNAIPNVNAPIGRSASIQAKALLTRLEGDATLRSILCAELERAAPAVDIELPSEAPIDIPPVTEPTVETEEAAPAQ